The Humulus lupulus chromosome 3, drHumLupu1.1, whole genome shotgun sequence genome window below encodes:
- the LOC133825658 gene encoding uncharacterized protein LOC133825658, translating into MARTRSQKSTSETDDTSIAHGVLAAPSDGRTSPAVPPPSTAPPTSVAPPPSVPPAIASLIPPIYENPYSLSQGDQLVAVLVSNFLQGSNNYNSWVRSITTSLVAKNKMGFILGTIPTPPLHDPHYNSWTRRNSMVMGWIINSVSPPIAASILYRDRASAMWHDLHDRYYQSNGPQIFQLKQSISNIKQGDLDITTYFTKLQTLCDELNMFGPLIDGASSNYQEQDYVLYFVMGLNESYAPIRSNILMMEPLPPINKVFSFIIEEKQRPLSNLQLPIVAPVHTHKPFGKKPLHCTHYGLQNHTCDRCYKLHGFPLVGNQNLTTPLLLGLPTNQIFNPNTNQNRE; encoded by the coding sequence ATGGCAAGAACACGATCTCAGAAGTCTACCTCTGAAACCGACGACACTTCTATTGCTCATGGCGTCCTAGCCGCTCCATCGGATGGTCGGACATCTCCAGCCGTTCCACCTCCGTCAACCGCTCCTCCCACTTCCGTAGCTCCACCACCATCAGTTCCTCCGGCCATTGCTTCACTGATTCCGCCAATATATGAGAACCCATACTCTCTTTCTCAAGGTGACCAACTGGTAGCGGTTTTGGTCTCTAACTTCCTCCAAGGCAGCAACAACTACAACTCTTGGGTTCGTTCTATAACCACTTCTCTTGTTGCCAAGAACAAGATGGGTTTCATCCTTGGTACGATACCCACACCCCCACTTCATGATCCACACTACAATTCTTGGACCCGCCGCAACTCCATGGTTATGGGCTGGATTATTAACTCAGTCTCACCTCCCATCGCTGCCAGCATTTTGTACCGAGATCGTGCCTCTGCAATGTGGCATGACCTTCATGATCGGTACTATCAGAGCAATGGCCCTCAAATTTTTCAACTGAAGCAGTCCATTTCCAACATCAAACAAGGGGATCTTGACATTACCACCTATTTTACCAAGTTGCAAACTCTCTGTGATGAACTGAATATGTTTGGGCCCCTCATTGATGGTGCCTCCTCGAATTACCAAGAACAAGATTATGTCTTGTATTTTGTAATGGGTTTAAATGAATCATATGCTCCAATCCGTTCCAATATTTTGATGATGGAGCCCCTTCCTCCCATTAATAAAGTTTTTTCTTTCATCATAGAGGAAAAACAAAGACCCTTGTCTAATCTTCAGTTGCCCATTGTTGCCCCTGTTCACACACATAAACCTTTTGGGAAGAAACCCTTACATTGTACTCACTATGGCCTCCAAAATCACACATGCGATCGATGCTACAAGCTCCACGGTTTCCCCCTGGTTGGAAACCAAAACCTCACGACTCCACTGCTTCTTGGACTGCCAACAAACCAGATTTTCAACCCAAATACCAACCAAAATAGGGAATAG